From a region of the Candidatus Blochmanniella camponoti genome:
- a CDS encoding UDP-2,3-diacylglucosamine diphosphatase — translation MSILFISDVHLCTKSPYITDGFLRFLNYRAMRAKSLYILGDLFETWLGDDDCNLLHINIAKALKALNQKRISCYFIHGNHDFLLGQKYARECGMTLLSSNQVLKLASGKKIIILHGDILCAKDSSYQLFRKCLRHIIVQRLFLSLPLSIRSRIFSAIRACCVQHTKYKSKKKLNINLKTATDILIQNHADIMIHGHTHQPAIHKIYRSKKDVFRIIVLGCWDKYGSMIEVNEKNNDILFTEFPLDETIKY, via the coding sequence ATGTCTATTTTATTTATTTCAGATGTTCATTTATGCACTAAATCTCCATATATTACTGATGGGTTTTTGCGTTTTTTAAATTATCGCGCAATGCGCGCTAAATCTCTTTATATTTTAGGAGACTTGTTTGAAACTTGGTTAGGAGATGATGATTGTAATCTATTGCATATTAACATCGCCAAAGCTTTGAAAGCGTTAAATCAAAAAAGAATTTCGTGTTATTTTATTCATGGAAATCATGATTTTTTATTAGGACAGAAATATGCTAGAGAATGCGGAATGACGTTATTATCTTCTAATCAAGTTTTAAAATTAGCGTCAGGAAAAAAAATAATCATTTTACATGGAGATATTCTTTGTGCTAAAGATAGTTCATATCAATTATTTAGAAAATGTTTACGTCATATTATAGTACAGCGGTTATTTTTATCGTTACCATTATCCATACGCTCACGAATATTTAGTGCTATACGTGCATGTTGCGTACAACATACAAAATACAAATCAAAAAAAAAATTAAATATTAATTTAAAAACGGCTACAGATATTTTAATTCAGAACCATGCGGATATTATGATTCACGGGCATACTCATCAACCTGCGATTCATAAGATTTACAGATCCAAAAAAGATGTTTTTAGAATAATAGTGCTAGGATGTTGGGATAAATACGGTTCAATGATAGAAGTAAATGAAAAAAATAATGATATACTATTTACAGAATTTCCATTAGATGAAACAATAAAATATTAA
- the cysS gene encoding cysteine--tRNA ligase — MLKIFNTLTKKKEKFIPIDAGKIKIYVCGVTVYDLCHLGHARTFIVFDSIIRYLRHCGYQVDYVRNITDIDDKIIKRAYENNETTEHLTNRMIQEMHLDLDALNILRPNYEPKVTEHIDIIIKFICLLISKKHAYTAPNGDIMFSVKTMRNYGVLSHKKNPPEIHDNILKISNIKKNPMDDFVLWKKTTSNNKPGEPCWSSPWGDGRPGWHIECSAMNYSIFGNQIDIHGGGSDLIFPHHDNEIAQSVCANETSYANIWMHSGLLLLNYEKMSKSLNNFFTIRDVLKHYDPETIRYFLMSSHYRSQLKYNDNNLKSAQTSLKRLYIALRDTNPTIQPNGGEYFISKFISKMNDDFNTPEAYSVLFDIAHRLNNLKVKGHALTQGMAATLKYLANIIGLLYQNPEIFLKQITSKHNKNCHFEKIQKLIQCREVARKNNQWELADSIRKKLTVMGITLEDGPTGITKWHFK; from the coding sequence ATGCTTAAAATTTTTAATACCTTAACAAAAAAAAAAGAAAAGTTTATACCTATTGATGCTGGTAAAATCAAAATATATGTTTGTGGTGTTACAGTTTATGATTTATGCCATCTCGGGCATGCTAGAACATTTATAGTATTTGATAGTATTATTCGCTATTTACGTCATTGTGGATATCAGGTAGATTACGTCCGTAATATTACAGATATAGATGATAAAATTATAAAAAGAGCTTATGAAAATAACGAAACTACCGAACACCTAACGAATCGTATGATTCAAGAAATGCATTTAGACTTAGATGCATTAAATATATTACGCCCAAATTATGAACCAAAAGTAACTGAACATATTGATATAATCATTAAATTCATTTGTTTGTTAATTTCAAAAAAACATGCATATACTGCCCCTAATGGAGATATAATGTTTTCTGTGAAAACTATGCGCAATTACGGTGTCTTATCTCACAAAAAAAATCCACCTGAAATACATGATAATATCTTAAAAATATCAAATATAAAAAAAAACCCTATGGATGATTTTGTATTGTGGAAAAAAACAACATCTAATAATAAACCTGGTGAGCCGTGTTGGTCATCTCCATGGGGAGATGGACGTCCGGGATGGCACATTGAATGTTCCGCTATGAATTATTCCATTTTCGGCAATCAAATAGACATTCATGGTGGAGGATCAGATTTAATTTTTCCACATCATGACAACGAAATTGCTCAATCTGTATGTGCTAATGAGACTTCTTATGCAAATATATGGATGCATTCTGGTCTTTTGTTATTAAACTATGAAAAAATGTCAAAATCATTAAATAACTTTTTTACCATACGTGATGTTTTAAAACATTATGATCCTGAAACAATAAGATATTTTTTAATGTCTTCTCATTATCGCAGTCAATTAAAATATAATGACAATAATCTTAAAAGCGCGCAAACATCTTTAAAACGGCTGTACATAGCTTTACGAGATACTAATCCTACAATTCAACCTAATGGAGGAGAATATTTTATATCAAAATTTATTTCTAAAATGAACGATGACTTCAATACACCAGAGGCATACTCAGTATTATTTGACATAGCACATAGATTAAATAATTTAAAAGTTAAAGGTCATGCACTTACTCAAGGTATGGCAGCTACCTTAAAATATTTAGCAAATATTATCGGATTATTATATCAAAATCCAGAAATTTTCTTAAAACAAATAACATCAAAACATAATAAAAATTGTCATTTTGAAAAAATTCAAAAATTAATTCAATGCCGCGAAGTTGCACGAAAAAATAACCAGTGGGAATTAGCTGATAGCATACGAAAGAAATTAACCGTTATGGGAATAACATTAGAAGATGGGCCTACAGGGATAACGAAATGGCATTTCAAATAA
- the folD gene encoding bifunctional methylenetetrahydrofolate dehydrogenase/methenyltetrahydrofolate cyclohydrolase FolD: MIAKIIDGKYVSEKIKQEIAKQVRKDMNSGKRAPGLAMILVGHNPISQIYVTNKKKACEQVGLISFLYTLPVTATENEIFQLIETLNNDSRIDGILIQLPLPNKLNKTSVLEHIAPDKDVDGFHPYNVGRLCQRSPTLRPCTSRGIITLLEWYNIDLFVLHAVVVGASNIVGRPMTMELLLAGCTVSVTHRFTQNLKIYIENADLLIVAVGQANFIPGSWIKQGAIVIDVGINRLNNGNIVGDVQFSSAYERAAYITPVPGGVGPMTVVTLIQNTLQAYDNHHLVG; this comes from the coding sequence ATGATCGCTAAGATAATTGATGGTAAATATGTTTCTGAAAAAATAAAACAAGAAATAGCTAAACAAGTGCGTAAAGATATGAATTCCGGAAAACGTGCTCCAGGATTGGCTATGATTCTAGTAGGACATAATCCAATTTCTCAGATATATGTAACGAATAAGAAAAAAGCATGTGAACAAGTGGGTTTGATTTCATTTCTTTATACTTTGCCTGTTACGGCTACTGAAAATGAGATTTTTCAATTAATTGAAACTTTAAATAATGATAGTCGTATAGATGGTATTTTAATTCAGTTACCATTACCAAATAAGTTAAATAAAACAAGTGTTTTAGAGCATATTGCTCCTGATAAAGATGTAGATGGTTTTCATCCATATAACGTCGGGCGTTTATGTCAACGATCTCCTACATTACGTCCTTGTACTTCTCGAGGTATTATTACTTTATTAGAATGGTATAATATAGATTTGTTTGTATTACATGCGGTCGTAGTTGGAGCATCAAATATCGTTGGCCGGCCTATGACTATGGAATTATTATTGGCAGGTTGTACGGTATCTGTTACTCATCGTTTTACTCAAAATTTGAAAATATACATTGAAAATGCTGATTTATTAATTGTGGCGGTGGGTCAAGCAAATTTTATTCCTGGTAGTTGGATAAAACAAGGGGCTATAGTAATAGATGTTGGTATTAATCGATTAAATAACGGAAATATAGTAGGTGATGTTCAGTTTTCTAGCGCTTACGAACGAGCTGCATATATTACTCCTGTTCCGGGTGGAGTAGGTCCAATGACGGTAGTAACACTTATTCAGAATACCTTGCAAGCTTATGATAATCATCATTTAGTAGGATAA
- a CDS encoding DMT family transporter encodes MILGIAFAVISGLLWGLIFIGPLLIPEYPSILQASGRYIAFGLISLPLSWYDRARLRKLLLKDWLEAIKLVLTGHLVYYTCLTSAIQRIGVPISTAIIGTLPLMLTVTTHIISPNEQKLPNHTFLISLFLMGTGLLCVNISELRSEFFILNIWQYASGIILAIVSVLCWAWYALRNAHWLKTHPHNKPMTWANAQGMVTLPLSCLVYFFVCICCSDLIQDEFSLPFGPRPIFFIFLMVLIGFCCSWLGTFFWNEASQRLPTTLIGPLIVVETVAGLMYSCIHQQLWPSPLILIGMFLLISGVTCIMQICKNTH; translated from the coding sequence ATGATATTAGGAATTGCTTTTGCCGTAATCTCAGGATTATTATGGGGATTGATTTTTATAGGTCCTTTATTAATCCCAGAATACCCCAGCATATTACAAGCATCGGGTCGTTATATTGCGTTTGGATTAATTTCATTGCCACTATCATGGTACGATAGAGCGCGTTTACGCAAATTATTATTAAAAGATTGGTTAGAAGCAATAAAATTAGTTTTAACAGGTCATCTAGTATATTATACTTGTTTAACAAGCGCTATTCAACGCATCGGAGTTCCAATTTCAACTGCTATTATCGGCACATTACCTCTAATGTTAACTGTAACAACACATATCATTTCTCCTAATGAACAAAAATTACCAAACCATACTTTTCTGATATCATTGTTTCTAATGGGAACAGGCTTATTATGTGTAAACATTTCTGAATTGCGATCTGAATTTTTTATACTTAATATATGGCAATACGCAAGCGGAATAATTTTAGCAATTGTTTCTGTTTTATGTTGGGCATGGTACGCGTTAAGGAATGCACATTGGTTAAAAACACATCCACACAATAAGCCTATGACTTGGGCTAATGCACAAGGAATGGTTACTTTACCACTATCCTGTCTCGTTTATTTTTTTGTATGTATCTGCTGTTCGGATCTGATTCAAGATGAATTTTCATTACCCTTTGGGCCTAGACCAATTTTTTTTATTTTTTTGATGGTATTAATTGGATTCTGTTGTTCTTGGTTAGGCACATTCTTTTGGAACGAAGCTAGTCAAAGATTACCAACAACATTAATAGGACCATTAATTGTGGTAGAAACTGTAGCAGGTTTAATGTATTCATGCATACATCAACAATTATGGCCATCTCCCTTAATTTTAATTGGCATGTTCTTACTAATTTCTGGAGTTACATGTATCATGCAAATTTGTAAGAACACACACTAA
- the rodA gene encoding rod shape-determining protein RodA has protein sequence MSQIIRKNSLWNKYHIDLTLFLLIICLLLYGTFIMWSACGQNFEMMRLKVFQIIGGLLLMFFLAQVPPRAYEFWTPYIYFLCLILLISVNLIGQISKGAQRWLDFGIIRFQPSEIVKISVLLMVARYIDREQYPPSLKNVGIVLLLIMIPTIFMLLQPDLGTAILTVSSGFFALFLSGISWKLIVFTLLLMVLFAPMFWFFCMHDYQRSRIEILLHPEIDPQGAGYHIIQSKIAIGSGGFTGKGWLHGTQSQLEFLPERHTDFIFSVIGEELGFFGVLILLSLYLGIILRGLLIAVNTQHMFGRLIIGSFMLVLFMYIFVNVGMVSGLLPIVGIPLPLISYGGSSLLVLMAGFGIVMSINGHRKMISKIL, from the coding sequence ATGAGTCAAATTATTCGTAAAAATTCATTATGGAATAAATATCATATTGATTTAACATTATTTCTTTTGATTATTTGTTTACTATTATACGGAACTTTCATAATGTGGAGCGCGTGTGGTCAAAATTTTGAAATGATGCGACTAAAAGTGTTTCAAATTATAGGAGGGTTATTATTGATGTTTTTTTTAGCACAAGTTCCGCCTAGAGCTTATGAGTTTTGGACACCATATATATATTTTTTATGTCTTATATTATTAATATCAGTCAATTTGATTGGTCAAATTAGCAAAGGAGCTCAACGTTGGTTAGATTTTGGTATCATAAGATTTCAACCATCAGAAATAGTTAAGATTTCTGTTTTGCTTATGGTAGCGCGTTATATTGATAGGGAGCAGTATCCGCCATCCTTAAAAAATGTTGGTATTGTACTATTATTAATTATGATTCCTACCATATTTATGTTGTTACAACCAGATTTGGGCACAGCAATTTTAACAGTTAGTTCTGGATTTTTTGCGTTATTTTTATCTGGAATTAGTTGGAAATTAATTGTGTTTACATTATTACTCATGGTTTTATTTGCTCCTATGTTTTGGTTTTTTTGTATGCACGATTATCAGCGCTCTAGAATAGAGATATTATTACATCCAGAAATAGATCCACAAGGCGCTGGGTATCATATTATTCAATCAAAAATTGCTATCGGTTCAGGTGGTTTCACTGGGAAAGGATGGTTACATGGAACACAATCACAGTTAGAATTTTTACCAGAACGTCATACTGACTTTATTTTTTCAGTGATAGGAGAAGAACTAGGATTTTTTGGGGTATTAATATTGTTGTCGTTATATTTAGGGATTATACTTCGTGGACTCCTTATTGCTGTTAACACGCAACATATGTTTGGGCGATTAATTATTGGAAGTTTTATGTTAGTATTGTTTATGTATATATTCGTAAATGTTGGTATGGTTAGCGGTCTGCTACCAATAGTAGGTATTCCGTTACCATTAATAAGTTATGGTGGTTCATCTCTATTAGTATTAATGGCAGGATTTGGAATTGTTATGTCAATAAACGGACATAGAAAAATGATTTCTAAAATTTTATGA
- the mrdA gene encoding peptidoglycan DD-transpeptidase MrdA, translating to MKSNGHQIFHNYSAESLLFARRITIASVFVLLIIGILFIHLYQIQIIHFDMYTTRSNENRIKIIPIPPKRGIIYDRNGIALALNRTIYQLEIVPENATDLSHTIHELKLLLNLSDHDIERFEKNRKRSTQFVSLPIKIDLTEEQQARFAVNRFRFSGVTIKSYQRRYYPYGSDVTHVIGYVAKINGEDIKRLNKQGILGKYIAAPNIGKLGIERYYENILHGTPGYGAVEINNRGKVIRELYKKSPIPGKNIILTLDLNLQQYIIKLLVGNRSSVIVVDPRNGGIQALISHPSYNPNLFVDGISNTEYSILLKDNNCPLLNRATQGIYPPASTVKPYISVSALTLGVINQNFLFSDPGWWQLPGSEKRFRDWKRWGHGELNITKALEESSDTFFYQIAYKMGIDNLSEWMNKFGYGRYTGIDLFEELTGVMPTKAWKIQRFKQPWYQGDTIPVGIGQGYWTATPIQMSKALITLINDGNVRIPHLLDSVLLEKNCVPYHQTEWDQVGDPKSNVWKIAKDGMFGAANRPNGTVSRSFSGASYKAAAKSGTAQLFNLKSNQNYDPNKISESLRDHKLMTAFAPYENPTVAVVVILENARIGVSIGSITRKIFDYVLLQ from the coding sequence ATGAAGTCTAATGGTCACCAAATTTTTCATAATTATTCAGCTGAGTCGTTGTTATTTGCGCGTCGTATAACAATTGCATCTGTTTTTGTGTTATTGATCATTGGCATTTTGTTTATTCATCTATATCAGATACAGATAATTCATTTTGATATGTATACTACTCGTTCTAATGAAAATCGTATTAAGATTATTCCTATTCCACCTAAAAGGGGAATTATTTATGATCGCAATGGAATAGCTTTAGCATTAAATCGTACCATTTACCAATTAGAAATAGTTCCAGAAAATGCAACTGATTTAAGTCATACGATTCATGAGTTGAAATTATTACTAAATTTAAGTGATCATGATATAGAACGTTTTGAAAAAAATCGGAAACGTTCTACCCAATTCGTTTCGTTGCCTATTAAAATTGATTTAACGGAAGAACAACAAGCTCGATTTGCTGTTAATAGGTTTAGGTTTTCCGGGGTAACAATCAAAAGTTATCAACGTCGTTACTATCCTTATGGATCCGATGTAACTCATGTTATCGGATACGTCGCTAAAATTAACGGGGAAGATATAAAACGATTGAATAAGCAGGGTATTTTGGGTAAGTATATTGCCGCTCCTAATATAGGAAAATTAGGTATTGAACGCTATTACGAAAACATTTTACATGGGACGCCAGGATATGGAGCTGTAGAAATAAATAATCGCGGAAAAGTGATTAGAGAATTATATAAAAAATCCCCGATACCAGGAAAAAATATTATTTTAACATTAGATTTGAATTTACAACAGTACATTATAAAATTATTAGTAGGAAATCGATCTTCTGTAATAGTTGTTGACCCTCGCAACGGAGGAATTCAAGCTTTAATTTCGCATCCTAGTTATAATCCAAACTTGTTTGTTGACGGTATCTCCAATACAGAATATAGCATTTTATTAAAGGATAACAATTGTCCTTTACTTAATCGTGCCACCCAAGGGATATACCCTCCTGCATCTACAGTAAAACCTTATATTTCTGTATCTGCTTTAACATTAGGGGTGATTAATCAGAATTTTTTATTTTCTGATCCTGGTTGGTGGCAATTACCTGGTTCAGAAAAACGTTTTCGTGATTGGAAGCGTTGGGGGCATGGTGAACTAAATATTACGAAAGCTCTTGAAGAATCTTCTGATACTTTTTTTTATCAGATAGCCTACAAAATGGGAATAGATAATTTATCAGAATGGATGAATAAATTTGGGTATGGTAGATATACTGGTATCGATCTATTCGAAGAATTAACAGGTGTTATGCCGACCAAGGCATGGAAAATACAACGTTTTAAGCAACCATGGTATCAAGGAGATACGATACCGGTAGGAATTGGGCAAGGGTACTGGACCGCTACTCCTATACAAATGTCTAAAGCTTTAATTACTTTAATTAATGACGGTAACGTGCGCATTCCGCATTTACTTGATAGTGTTTTATTAGAAAAAAATTGCGTCCCATATCATCAAACGGAATGGGATCAGGTAGGTGACCCAAAATCAAATGTATGGAAAATCGCTAAAGATGGAATGTTTGGAGCAGCTAATCGTCCAAATGGTACGGTAAGTAGGAGTTTTTCTGGTGCTTCATATAAAGCAGCAGCGAAATCTGGTACAGCACAATTATTTAATTTAAAAAGTAACCAAAATTATGATCCAAACAAGATTTCTGAATCTCTTAGGGATCATAAATTGATGACTGCTTTCGCTCCATACGAAAATCCTACGGTAGCTGTGGTAGTAATTTTAGAAAACGCTAGGATTGGAGTATCAATAGGATCAATTACAAGAAAAATATTTGATTATGTCTTATTGCAATAA
- the rsfS gene encoding ribosome silencing factor, with protein MQSDVLKEFIVNVICNIQGQDIACFDMSGKTNITDIMIICTGMSRRHVISISQDILRKSRSLGIQPYGAEGMSIGEWVLVDLGDVVIHVMQKEIRKLYELEKLWN; from the coding sequence GTGCAATCCGATGTTCTGAAAGAATTTATAGTTAATGTTATATGTAATATACAGGGACAAGATATTGCGTGTTTTGATATGTCTGGTAAAACTAATATTACAGATATTATGATTATTTGTACTGGTATGTCTCGTCGTCATGTAATTTCTATATCTCAAGATATATTACGTAAATCTCGTAGTTTAGGGATACAGCCTTATGGTGCAGAAGGTATGAGCATTGGTGAATGGGTTTTAGTAGACTTAGGTGATGTAGTTATACATGTGATGCAAAAAGAAATTCGTAAATTATATGAATTAGAGAAGCTTTGGAACTAA
- the holA gene encoding DNA polymerase III subunit delta, giving the protein MIWIYPEQLFIELKKELRSVYVLLGNDSYFLGDSYLNIVNTARMLNFNESVNIALDMYSDWENIFNLFRVSSLFEKRRILSLKFPQNYPAAILKKNVPLLFSLLHDDLVLILYIHESNQINKNNIWLQCFNDIGMFVDCSTPTHTRLIMWIENQAKNMKLVIENLACQLLCYYYEGNLTLLNQTLQNLSLIYPDGNLNFIRVKKIVTDSACFNMNHWIESILTGNKQRADRILKKLEYIGVDLELLLCKIKSEILIITNMKYNMVQGKSLFNLLKTYKIYRKYHCMLLSRAVNRLSLYQLHQAIELLAQIELIYKRDYIVLSRSSFELLSLILCYDKKVALK; this is encoded by the coding sequence ATGATTTGGATATACCCAGAACAATTGTTTATAGAATTGAAAAAAGAGTTGAGATCTGTTTATGTATTATTAGGGAATGATTCTTATTTTTTAGGAGATAGTTATCTGAATATTGTTAATACAGCCAGAATGCTAAATTTCAATGAATCTGTTAATATAGCATTGGATATGTATTCTGATTGGGAGAATATATTTAATTTGTTCAGAGTATCAAGTTTATTTGAAAAACGCAGAATATTATCACTGAAATTTCCTCAAAATTATCCTGCTGCTATTTTAAAAAAAAACGTGCCTTTATTATTCTCATTGCTTCATGATGATTTAGTATTAATTTTATATATTCATGAATCAAATCAAATTAATAAAAATAATATTTGGTTACAATGTTTTAACGACATAGGAATGTTCGTTGATTGCAGCACTCCTACGCATACACGCTTGATAATGTGGATAGAAAATCAAGCTAAAAATATGAAACTTGTTATAGAAAATTTAGCTTGTCAATTATTATGTTATTACTACGAAGGTAATTTAACATTATTAAATCAAACGTTGCAAAATCTGTCTTTAATCTATCCTGATGGAAATTTAAATTTTATTCGTGTAAAAAAAATAGTAACTGATTCAGCATGTTTTAATATGAATCATTGGATAGAGTCGATTTTAACAGGCAACAAACAACGTGCTGATCGTATTCTAAAAAAATTGGAATATATAGGTGTCGATTTAGAACTATTATTATGCAAAATTAAATCTGAAATACTGATAATAACTAACATGAAATACAATATGGTACAAGGAAAATCATTATTTAATTTGTTGAAAACATATAAAATATATAGAAAGTATCATTGTATGTTATTATCTAGAGCGGTTAATCGATTAAGTTTATATCAATTACATCAAGCAATAGAATTATTAGCGCAAATAGAATTAATATATAAACGAGATTATATTGTTTTGTCACGATCAAGTTTTGAACTATTATCACTCATATTATGTTACGATAAGAAGGTTGCGCTTAAATAG
- the lptE gene encoding LPS assembly lipoprotein LptE codes for MLDIAYIKKIIFLMIISVLTVIIFTSCGYRLYTDITVKKLRTNNIRSIILCSYDPFGPITRAIMTELYASRIDIFDDLNDLHDNVCTREAQIPRLNIVNASEKHITTSVFQNGKEAGYRLTLSIQTHLFIPNKNYYPISVYVYRSLIRNPEKALFNDTQENDIRKEIYRDAAQQLIYQLFLRCEDFS; via the coding sequence ATGCTGGACATTGCTTATATAAAAAAAATTATTTTTTTAATGATTATAAGTGTTTTGACTGTGATTATCTTTACAAGTTGTGGTTATCGATTATATACAGATATAACCGTAAAAAAATTACGAACAAATAATATAAGATCTATAATATTATGCAGTTATGACCCATTTGGTCCGATAACTCGAGCTATAATGACTGAGTTGTACGCAAGTCGTATTGATATTTTTGATGATTTAAATGATTTACATGATAATGTGTGTACACGAGAGGCACAGATTCCTCGTTTAAATATCGTCAACGCTTCAGAAAAACATATAACCACTTCTGTATTTCAGAACGGAAAAGAGGCTGGATATCGATTGACATTGAGTATACAAACTCATTTATTCATTCCAAACAAAAATTATTACCCCATCAGTGTTTATGTGTATCGTTCACTTATAAGAAATCCTGAAAAAGCTTTATTTAATGACACGCAAGAAAATGATATTCGTAAAGAAATATATCGAGATGCGGCTCAACAGCTAATATATCAATTATTTCTGCGATGTGAAGATTTTAGTTAG